cctgcagAGATGAAGGAGTTGAAGGATCAGAATCAAGATTTGctggacaagggtttcattcgcttGAGTTTTTCTCCATGAGATGCACCGGCACTgtatgtgaaaaagaaagacggAAGCATGCGAATCTGCATTGATTACAGGGAACTGAACAGGGTCAcagtcaagaacaagtatctTCTACCTATGATCGAATACCTATTTGATCAAATTCAGGGAGCATCAGTTTTttcgaagatagatcttcgattagaataccatcagctgaaggtgagagagtcttATGCGCACAAGACGACTTTCAACAtgcgttatgggcactatgagttcatGGTGATGCCCTTCGTACTGACAAATGCgctagcgatcttcatggatctcatgaatcgcgtatttcagccggaGTTGGATTAGTTATTCATAGTcttcatagatgacattctgATCTATTTGAAAAGCAGAGAGGAGTACAGTCAGCACCTGAGAACCGCGCTACAGACTTTGCATGACAGAAAGTTGTTTTccaagttcagcaagtgtgagttctggctagACATGGTGGCGTTCttgggccacatcatttctcgaGATGGAGTCGAGATGGATCCCAGCAAGATCGAGACAGTCAGAGATTGACCAATGCCTAAGAGTGTGActgagatccgtagtttcttgggattgACTGGGTACTACAGGAATTTATTCTGGGTTTTTCTTCTATTGTGGTGCCCATGACCGTCTCaacgaagaagaatgccaaattCATTTGAGGATCAAAGTGCCAGGAAAGCTTTGATAGACTGAATTAGGCATTGACTTCAGCGCCAGtcctagctatgccatcagggaaATAGGAGTTTGTGCTATACATGAatgcttcgaagctcgatttgggcgcagttttgatgcagcatgacaGAGTTATAGCCTACGcgtccagacagttgaaggttcatgagaataattatccgactcatgacctcgaactAGCAGCAGTAGTATTCACCCTGAAAATTTGaaggcactatctgtatggggagaagtacAAGATTTTCACCGTTCACAAGAGTttcaagtacttcttcacacagaaagagctgaacatgaggcAGCAGAgatggttggagctagtgaaggattatgactgcgaCATTAGCAACCATCCGGGCAAGGGTAATGTGGTTGCGGATGCCCTGAGCAGGAAGAATGCAGTGATTGCTCAGTTGTCGGTACAGAGACCATTGCAGgtagagattcagaggtttgagcttacagtttaTTCCAGGGAAGATGCTCCTAATATTTCTACCCTGACAGTACAGTTGACACTGAGAGACATGATTCAAGCAGGACAGACTtctgatgagcagttacagaagtggagataGAAGGATGAGTCTAAGGGCCTGAGGTTGTACTCAGTTGATGATAACATAGTCACGTACCGTGACCgactgtgggttcctagcagtgattccctGAGAGCAGACATTATGAGGGAGGGCCAcagcaccccgtactccattcatcctgggagtacgaagatgtataaagatATGCAGTCTTTGTATTGGCGGTCAGACATGAAGCGAGATATTTTGCGTTTCGTGTctgagtgtttgacatgtcagcaaGTTAAGGCCAAGCATCATAGACTTGCAGGAAAGCTGAGACCGCTCCCTATTCCCGAATGGAAATGGAAGAACATCACCATGTATTTTGTGACAGGGCTACCGTGGACAGCTGGAGGgtataatgccatttgggtgatagtagATCGGCTCACCAAGTCAGTTCACTTTCTACCGATCaagaagactttcaccatgactcagtacgcagagctatatatcagagagatagtcagactgcatgagattccagtgtccatcgtgtcagacCGAGACCCGAGATTCATTtctgcattctggaagagtctgcatcaggCATTGGGTACCGAGCTGCTATTCAGTATAgccttccatcctcagaccgatggtcagtctgagagagtgattcagatcttggaggaccTATTCagagcttgcatgatcgactttcagggcagctgggagccgaagttaTCTCTCGTGGATTACacgtacaacaacagttatcaggaACTATTGGTATGACTCCATACAAGGCACTTTATGGGAGAAATTATAGGTCACCGGtccattgggatgaggtaggagaaagAGTAGAGTTGGGTCCGGACATTGTCAGACAGACTGTAGAGCTAGTGGTCAAGATCCGggacaggatgaagactgctcagagccgacagaagagttatgcagatcagcgGTGCAGGgatctagagtttgcagtgggtgaTCATGTGTTCGTGAAGGTCGCATCGATGAAGGAtgtgatgagatttggaaagaaggacAAACTCAGTCCTAGATTCATAAGAACATTCGAAATcctagagagagttgggacactagctgaCAGAGTTGCCTTATCGTCGAATCTGTCGAGAGTTCATAacgtgttccatgtctcgattCTGCGGAAATACATGTCGAACCCGtcgcatgtgctgaattatGAGCCTCTGCAGCTGACGCCAGACCTGTCTTTCGAAGAAAGACCTACCCGGATATTAGACAAGCAGGAGAGAAggctccggaacaaggtgattcggatggtcaaagtcaagtggttgAATCATTCTGAAGAGGATGCTACTTGGGAGACAAAGACAGAGATGAGGAGCCGCTACCCAGAGTTATTCGGTACGTTTTAAATTTCGGTGATGAAATTCAATATAAGGAAGGAGAAATTGCAAGGTCTAGAAATTCGAAcgacgtaacctgactgcatgcaaatctatggttttatttaaaatgtgtatttaactattttaatgcattaaatatatgattatgGCATGGATACATGTTTATTCATTAATACTGCATGTTATAGAGATTTTAGTAGTATTTcatgctcgaacgaggaacatAGATCGGGGACAgttaaggaaaaatgtttttgttaaataattatttttaattatttaatatttggtgtataaatatgagatttttgaaaatgggtcTTTGTAGGGTATTTTTACTCATCGATCGTATTTCAAAACGGTATGCAATTTTTAGCAAATcgagggactttttgagggttcagacaatattttctaaaacgtaCCAAAACGATATATTTTACGGGAGTGTTTTTGGACTTAATGAGACTACTTTAATATATAATGGGCCTAAAATCCTTCACAacctcattatttttaattaagggctCATTATACACATAATACTATATCTAACCCTACCTTCAAACCCTAATCTCCCCACTCCCATTAGTCGGCCGCCCCTCTCCACCTTCAACAGcagattttcaaaaaattctgCAGCTCCCCACTCGAATTTTCTCAAGTTTCTTTCAAAAGAACTCTTCCCCATCCCTCCAGTGCCCGTTCTACGCGATTTTGTCAAGGTTTTAGAGCGTAAATACGCAAAAGCACGTCTTATATctcgtttttctcatcattcacatcattatatgtttatttgtgagtttatgcatgaaaaatattggctCTATCATGTTGCATTGGATTTACACGATTTTGacatgaatatatgcatgtAATTTGTCATGAGGCTCACGTTTTCGCTTGCTTGTGTGTAAGGGGCTGCTAGATCTTGACTTCTAGAGGTTGTGTCTCGTCAAGATCGAAGGTGGCTAGGTGTGTAGATCGGTTTTGGGGTCGATTTACGTAAGGGTCGATCGGATCATGGCTTTGTTGGGGACGACTTACTGGAGATCAGGCTAAGGAGGAGAGGTTGTTGTGTAAGGGTCGAACCAGGCCATGGTGCAGACCCTAGTGGGTCTGAGTCGTGGTTCAGGATAGCTCGAACACGTCTGGTCAAGCCCTAGGGGAAGATCGAGGAGCTAAGGTCGGGTTGGGTAGGTTTTTGGCTTGTTTCGTGTGGTTCTCGCACGTTTGCGTGCATGGGGCTAGGATCCACGGCTAAGTCCGTCTAGGAGGGTCCAAATGTGGTCTAGGAGAGGTTGGTTCGAGT
This genomic window from Primulina huaijiensis isolate GDHJ02 chromosome 7, ASM1229523v2, whole genome shotgun sequence contains:
- the LOC140981667 gene encoding uncharacterized protein → MKDVMRFGKKDKLSPRFIRTFEILERVGTLADRVALSSNLSRVHNVFHVSILRKYMSNPSHVLNYEPLQLTPDLSFEERPTRILDKQERRLRNKVIRMVKVKWLNHSEEDATWETKTEMRSRYPELFGEHDDGETGGAED